One region of Daphnia pulicaria isolate SC F1-1A chromosome 7, SC_F0-13Bv2, whole genome shotgun sequence genomic DNA includes:
- the LOC124348890 gene encoding NADH-ubiquinone oxidoreductase 75 kDa subunit, mitochondrial-like isoform X3 — protein MLRLPFLRSIPQVTRVASLGARTNSTGAPEKVEVFIDGQPVLVDPGTTVLQAAAMVGVEIPRFCYHERLSVAGNCRMCLVEVEKSAKPVAACAMPVMKGWRIKTNSDLTRKAREGVMEFLLVNHPLDCPICDQGGECDLQDQSMAFGSDRSRFTDIAFSGKRAVEDKNVGPLIKTIMTRCIHCTRCIRFASEVAGVDDLGTTGRGGDMQVGTYVEKMFLSELSGNVIDLCPVGALTSKPYAFMARPWETRKTDSIDVMDAVGSNIFVTHRTGEVLRVLPRTHEDINEEWLSDKSRFACDGLKRQRLVSPMVRDSSGKLVMVEWEDALVAVARALQSAKGDELAAIVGGFADAEALVALKDMLNQLGSESLCTEEVFPMDGAGTDLRSNYLLNSTIAGVEEADVVLLIGTNTRFEAPLFNARLRKSWINNDLRVATVGPDVDLTYETENLGDSMQVLQDLAEGRHAFSKVLNGAKRPIIVVGSGALQREDGATVLQLTQRIAQNARVAANVGHDWRVLNVLQRVASQVAALDLGYKAGIEAIRANPPKVLFLLGADEGVISREDLPKDCFVIYQGHHGDRGASMADAVLPGAAYTEKQATYVNMEGRAQQTYTAITPPGLAREDWKILRALGEVVGVKLPYDTLTQLRARLTEVSPNLTRYGDVESANYFAQAVELAKLVKAQPNSAPLDVRQKTLEDFYITDSISRASPTMAKCVQAVKKQRQSKY, from the exons ATGTTGCGCTTACCATTTTTGCGCTCAATCCCCCAAGTCACCAGAGTAGCTTCTCTGGGTGCTCGAACTAATTCAACAGGAGCACCAGAGAAAGTGGAAGTCTTCATTGATGGCCAGCCAGTTCTAGTGGACCCAGGAACTACAGTGTTGCAG GCTGCTGCCATGGTTGGAGTTGAAATCCCAAGATTTTGCTATCATGAGAGGCTCTCTGTAGCAGGCAACTGCAGAATGTGTTTGGTTGAAGTTGAAAAATCTGccaaa CCCGTTGCTGCTTGCGCAATGCCCGTGATGAAGGGCTGGcgaatcaaaacaaattctGATCTAACCCGTAAAGCCCGAGAAGGTGTTATGGAATTTCTCTTGGTAAACCATCCATTAGATTGTCCCATTTGCGATCAAGGAGGTGAATGCGATCTCCAGGACCAGTCTATGGCTTTTGGCAGCGATCGCAGTCGCTTTACGGATATCGCCTTTAGTGGAAAACG AGCTGTTGAAGATAAAAATGTTGGACCTCTCATCAAAACCATCATGACGAGGTGTATTCATTGCACACGCTGCATTCGTTTCGCCTCTGAGGTAGCTGGTGTCGACGATCTTGGTACTACCGGGCGTGGTGGAGACATGCAG gtGGGGACATATGTAGAGAAAATGTTCTTGTCAGAACTCAGTGGCAACGTCATCGACCTGTGCCCGGTTGGTGCACTAACATCTAAGCCATACGCCTTTATGGCTCGTCCATGGGAGACCCGTAAAACTGATTCCATTGATGTTATGGACGCAGTTGGATCGAATATCTTTGTGACTCACCGAACGGGTGAAGTCCTTCGAGTATTGCCTCGTACTCATGAAGACATTAACGAGGAATGGCTTTCAGACAAGAGTCGTTTCGCTTGTGATGGTCTTAAACGACAACGATTGGTTTCCCCCATGGTACGTGATAGTAGTGGCAAATTGGTTATGGTTGAATGGGAAGATGCTCTTGTTGCTGttgccagagcacttcagtctGCCAAGGGAGATGAATTGGCTGCCATTGTTGGTGGATTTGCGGATGCCGAA gcCCTCGTTGCTCTTAAAGACATGCTAAATCAACTTGGCTCCGAATCCCTCTGCACCGAAGAAGTATTTCCAATGGATGGCGCTGGAACTGATCTGCGATCAAACTATCTTCTGAATTCGACCATTGCTg GTGTCGAGGAAGCGGACGTTGTACTCTTGATTGGTACCAATACACGATTCGAAGCGCCACTTTTCAACGCTCGTCTCCGCAAATCCTGGATCAATAATGACCTTCGTGTTGCGACTGTCGGCCCAGATGTTGACTTGACTTACGAAACGGAG AATCTGGGAGACTCGATGCAAGTACTCCAGGATTTGGCAGAGGGTCGTCACGCCTTCTCCAAGGTCTTGAACGGTGCTAAACGTCCCATAATCGTAGTGGGTTCGGGAGCTCTGCAGAGAGAGGATGGCGCaactgttttacaattgacTCAAAGGATAGCCCAGAATGCCCGTGTG GCCGCTAACGTTGGTCACGACTGGCGCGTGCTTAACGTCCTCCAACGTGTTGCATCCCAAGTTGCCGCTTTAGATTTGGGATACAAAGCCGGTATCGAAGCTATTCGCGCGAATCCGCCAAAGGTTCTTTTCCTACTGGGAGCTGATGAAGGCGTCATTAGTCGTGAGGACTTGCCTAAGGATTGCTTTGTTATTTACCAAG GACATCATGGTGATCGTGGAGCTTCAATGGCTGATGCTGTGCTCCCTGGAGCTGCCTATACAGAGAAACAGGCGACTTACGTCAATATGGAGGGTAGAGCGCAACAGACGTACACGGCGATAACACCCCCTGGTTTGGCTCGAGAAGATTGGAAGATTCTGCGTGCGTTGGGCGAG GTTGTCGGAGTAAAACTACCTTACGATACACTTACGCAACTTCGCGCACGACTAACTGAAGTTTCTCCCAATTTGACCCGCTACGGAGATGTTGAATCGGCTAACTACTTCGCTCAAGCCGTTGAATTAGCCAAG CTGGTTAAAGCCCAACCTAATAGTGCACCACTGGATGTTAGACAAAAGACGCTCGAAGATTTCTATATCACAGACTCCATCAGCCGAGCATCCCCTACCATGGCGAAATGCGTTCAAGCAGTGAAGAAGCAACGCCAATCTAAATATTGA
- the LOC124348890 gene encoding NADH-ubiquinone oxidoreductase 75 kDa subunit, mitochondrial-like isoform X2 translates to MLRLPFLRSIPQVTRVASLGARTNSTGAPEKVEVFIDGQPVLVDPGTTVLQAAAMVGVEIPRFCYHERLSVAGNCRMCLVEVEKSAKPVAACAMPVMKGWRIKTNSDLTRKAREGVMEFLLVNHPLDCPICDQGGECDLQDQSMAFGSDRSRFTDIAFSGKRAVEDKNVGPLIKTIMTRCIHCTRCIRFASEVAGVDDLGTTGRGGDMQVGTYVEKMFLSELSGNVIDLCPVGALTSKPYAFMARPWETRKTDSIDVMDAVGSNIFVTHRTGEVLRVLPRTHEDINEEWLSDKSRFACDGLKRQRLVSPMVRDSSGKLVMVEWEDALVAVARALQSAKGDELAAIVGGFADAEALVALKDMLNQLGSESLCTEEVFPMDGAGTDLRSNYLLNSTIAGVEEADVVLLIGTNTRFEAPLFNARLRKSWINNDLRVATVGPDVDLTYETENLGDSMQVLQDLAEGRHAFSKVLNGAKRPIIVVGSGALQREDGATVLQLTQRIAQNARVAANVGHDWRVLNVLQRVASQVAALDLGYKAGIEAIRANPPKVLFLLGADEGVISREDLPKDCFVIYQGHHGDRGASMADAVLPGAAYTEKQATYVNMEGRAQQTYTAITPPGLAREDWKILRALGEVVGVKLPYDTLTQLRARLTEVSPNLTRYGDVESANYFAQAVELAKLVKAQPNSAPLDVRQKTLEDFYITDSISRASPTMAKCVQAVKKQRQSKY, encoded by the exons ATGTTGCGCTTACCATTTTTGCGCTCAATCCCCCAAGTCACCAGAGTAGCTTCTCTGGGTGCTCGAACTAATTCAACAGGAGCACCAGAGAAAGTGGAAGTCTTCATTGATGGCCAGCCAGTTCTAGTGGACCCAGGAACTACAGTGTTGCAG GCTGCTGCCATGGTTGGAGTTGAAATCCCAAGATTTTGCTATCATGAGAGGCTCTCTGTAGCAGGCAACTGCAGAATGTGTTTGGTTGAAGTTGAAAAATCTGccaaa CCCGTTGCTGCTTGCGCAATGCCCGTGATGAAGGGCTGGcgaatcaaaacaaattctGATCTAACCCGTAAAGCCCGAGAAGGTGTTATGGAATTTCTCTTGGTAAACCATCCATTAGATTGTCCCATTTGCGATCAAGGAGGTGAATGCGATCTCCAGGACCAGTCTATGGCTTTTGGCAGCGATCGCAGTCGCTTTACGGATATCGCCTTTAGTGGAAAACG AGCTGTTGAAGATAAAAATGTTGGACCTCTCATCAAAACCATCATGACGAGGTGTATTCATTGCACACGCTGCATTCGTTTCGCCTCTGAGGTAGCTGGTGTCGACGATCTTGGTACTACCGGGCGTGGTGGAGACATGCAG gtGGGGACATATGTAGAGAAAATGTTCTTGTCAGAACTCAGTGGCAACGTCATCGACCTGTGCCCGGTTGGTGCACTAACATCTAAGCCATACGCCTTTATGGCTCGTCCATGGGAGACCCGTAAAACTGATTCCATTGATGTTATGGACGCAGTTGGATCGAATATCTTTGTGACTCACCGAACGGGTGAAGTCCTTCGAGTATTGCCTCGTACTCATGAAGACATTAACGAGGAATGGCTTTCAGACAAGAGTCGTTTCGCTTGTGATGGTCTTAAACGACAACGATTGGTTTCCCCCATGGTACGTGATAGTAGTGGCAAATTGGTTATGGTTGAATGGGAAGATGCTCTTGTTGCTGttgccagagcacttcagtctGCCAAGGGAGATGAATTGGCTGCCATTGTTGGTGGATTTGCGGATGCCGAA gcCCTCGTTGCTCTTAAAGACATGCTAAATCAACTTGGCTCCGAATCCCTCTGCACCGAAGAAGTATTTCCAATGGATGGCGCTGGAACTGATCTGCGATCAAACTATCTTCTGAATTCGACCATTGCTg GTGTCGAGGAAGCGGACGTTGTACTCTTGATTGGTACCAATACACGATTCGAAGCGCCACTTTTCAACGCTCGTCTCCGCAAATCCTGGATCAATAATGACCTTCGTGTTGCGACTGTCGGCCCAGATGTTGACTTGACTTACGAAACGGAG AATCTGGGAGACTCGATGCAAGTACTCCAGGATTTGGCAGAGGGTCGTCACGCCTTCTCCAAGGTCTTGAACGGTGCTAAACGTCCCATAATCGTAGTGGGTTCGGGAGCTCTGCAGAGAGAGGATGGCGCaactgttttacaattgacTCAAAGGATAGC ACAGAATGCCCGTGTGGCCGCTAACGTTGGTCACGACTGGCGCGTGCTTAACGTCCTCCAACGTGTTGCATCCCAAGTTGCCGCTTTAGATTTGGGATACAAAGCCGGTATCGAAGCTATTCGCGCGAATCCGCCAAAGGTTCTTTTCCTACTGGGAGCTGATGAAGGCGTCATTAGTCGTGAGGACTTGCCTAAGGATTGCTTTGTTATTTACCAAG GACATCATGGTGATCGTGGAGCTTCAATGGCTGATGCTGTGCTCCCTGGAGCTGCCTATACAGAGAAACAGGCGACTTACGTCAATATGGAGGGTAGAGCGCAACAGACGTACACGGCGATAACACCCCCTGGTTTGGCTCGAGAAGATTGGAAGATTCTGCGTGCGTTGGGCGAG GTTGTCGGAGTAAAACTACCTTACGATACACTTACGCAACTTCGCGCACGACTAACTGAAGTTTCTCCCAATTTGACCCGCTACGGAGATGTTGAATCGGCTAACTACTTCGCTCAAGCCGTTGAATTAGCCAAG CTGGTTAAAGCCCAACCTAATAGTGCACCACTGGATGTTAGACAAAAGACGCTCGAAGATTTCTATATCACAGACTCCATCAGCCGAGCATCCCCTACCATGGCGAAATGCGTTCAAGCAGTGAAGAAGCAACGCCAATCTAAATATTGA
- the LOC124348890 gene encoding NADH-ubiquinone oxidoreductase 75 kDa subunit, mitochondrial-like isoform X1 — MLRLPFLRSIPQVTRVASLGARTNSTGAPEKVEVFIDGQPVLVDPGTTVLQAAAMVGVEIPRFCYHERLSVAGNCRMCLVEVEKSAKPVAACAMPVMKGWRIKTNSDLTRKAREGVMEFLLVNHPLDCPICDQGGECDLQDQSMAFGSDRSRFTDIAFSGKRAVEDKNVGPLIKTIMTRCIHCTRCIRFASEVAGVDDLGTTGRGGDMQVGTYVEKMFLSELSGNVIDLCPVGALTSKPYAFMARPWETRKTDSIDVMDAVGSNIFVTHRTGEVLRVLPRTHEDINEEWLSDKSRFACDGLKRQRLVSPMVRDSSGKLVMVEWEDALVAVARALQSAKGDELAAIVGGFADAEALVALKDMLNQLGSESLCTEEVFPMDGAGTDLRSNYLLNSTIAGVEEADVVLLIGTNTRFEAPLFNARLRKSWINNDLRVATVGPDVDLTYETENLGDSMQVLQDLAEGRHAFSKVLNGAKRPIIVVGSGALQREDGATVLQLTQRIAQNARVNARVAANVGHDWRVLNVLQRVASQVAALDLGYKAGIEAIRANPPKVLFLLGADEGVISREDLPKDCFVIYQGHHGDRGASMADAVLPGAAYTEKQATYVNMEGRAQQTYTAITPPGLAREDWKILRALGEVVGVKLPYDTLTQLRARLTEVSPNLTRYGDVESANYFAQAVELAKLVKAQPNSAPLDVRQKTLEDFYITDSISRASPTMAKCVQAVKKQRQSKY, encoded by the exons ATGTTGCGCTTACCATTTTTGCGCTCAATCCCCCAAGTCACCAGAGTAGCTTCTCTGGGTGCTCGAACTAATTCAACAGGAGCACCAGAGAAAGTGGAAGTCTTCATTGATGGCCAGCCAGTTCTAGTGGACCCAGGAACTACAGTGTTGCAG GCTGCTGCCATGGTTGGAGTTGAAATCCCAAGATTTTGCTATCATGAGAGGCTCTCTGTAGCAGGCAACTGCAGAATGTGTTTGGTTGAAGTTGAAAAATCTGccaaa CCCGTTGCTGCTTGCGCAATGCCCGTGATGAAGGGCTGGcgaatcaaaacaaattctGATCTAACCCGTAAAGCCCGAGAAGGTGTTATGGAATTTCTCTTGGTAAACCATCCATTAGATTGTCCCATTTGCGATCAAGGAGGTGAATGCGATCTCCAGGACCAGTCTATGGCTTTTGGCAGCGATCGCAGTCGCTTTACGGATATCGCCTTTAGTGGAAAACG AGCTGTTGAAGATAAAAATGTTGGACCTCTCATCAAAACCATCATGACGAGGTGTATTCATTGCACACGCTGCATTCGTTTCGCCTCTGAGGTAGCTGGTGTCGACGATCTTGGTACTACCGGGCGTGGTGGAGACATGCAG gtGGGGACATATGTAGAGAAAATGTTCTTGTCAGAACTCAGTGGCAACGTCATCGACCTGTGCCCGGTTGGTGCACTAACATCTAAGCCATACGCCTTTATGGCTCGTCCATGGGAGACCCGTAAAACTGATTCCATTGATGTTATGGACGCAGTTGGATCGAATATCTTTGTGACTCACCGAACGGGTGAAGTCCTTCGAGTATTGCCTCGTACTCATGAAGACATTAACGAGGAATGGCTTTCAGACAAGAGTCGTTTCGCTTGTGATGGTCTTAAACGACAACGATTGGTTTCCCCCATGGTACGTGATAGTAGTGGCAAATTGGTTATGGTTGAATGGGAAGATGCTCTTGTTGCTGttgccagagcacttcagtctGCCAAGGGAGATGAATTGGCTGCCATTGTTGGTGGATTTGCGGATGCCGAA gcCCTCGTTGCTCTTAAAGACATGCTAAATCAACTTGGCTCCGAATCCCTCTGCACCGAAGAAGTATTTCCAATGGATGGCGCTGGAACTGATCTGCGATCAAACTATCTTCTGAATTCGACCATTGCTg GTGTCGAGGAAGCGGACGTTGTACTCTTGATTGGTACCAATACACGATTCGAAGCGCCACTTTTCAACGCTCGTCTCCGCAAATCCTGGATCAATAATGACCTTCGTGTTGCGACTGTCGGCCCAGATGTTGACTTGACTTACGAAACGGAG AATCTGGGAGACTCGATGCAAGTACTCCAGGATTTGGCAGAGGGTCGTCACGCCTTCTCCAAGGTCTTGAACGGTGCTAAACGTCCCATAATCGTAGTGGGTTCGGGAGCTCTGCAGAGAGAGGATGGCGCaactgttttacaattgacTCAAAGGATAGCCCAGAATGCCCGTGTG AATGCCCGTGTGGCCGCTAACGTTGGTCACGACTGGCGCGTGCTTAACGTCCTCCAACGTGTTGCATCCCAAGTTGCCGCTTTAGATTTGGGATACAAAGCCGGTATCGAAGCTATTCGCGCGAATCCGCCAAAGGTTCTTTTCCTACTGGGAGCTGATGAAGGCGTCATTAGTCGTGAGGACTTGCCTAAGGATTGCTTTGTTATTTACCAAG GACATCATGGTGATCGTGGAGCTTCAATGGCTGATGCTGTGCTCCCTGGAGCTGCCTATACAGAGAAACAGGCGACTTACGTCAATATGGAGGGTAGAGCGCAACAGACGTACACGGCGATAACACCCCCTGGTTTGGCTCGAGAAGATTGGAAGATTCTGCGTGCGTTGGGCGAG GTTGTCGGAGTAAAACTACCTTACGATACACTTACGCAACTTCGCGCACGACTAACTGAAGTTTCTCCCAATTTGACCCGCTACGGAGATGTTGAATCGGCTAACTACTTCGCTCAAGCCGTTGAATTAGCCAAG CTGGTTAAAGCCCAACCTAATAGTGCACCACTGGATGTTAGACAAAAGACGCTCGAAGATTTCTATATCACAGACTCCATCAGCCGAGCATCCCCTACCATGGCGAAATGCGTTCAAGCAGTGAAGAAGCAACGCCAATCTAAATATTGA